The DNA segment atggaGTGAGGAGAACAGAAATCAATGTAGCAGGTGTTGCCAAAAATAACAACGTGGACATAGAAGTTGACAGACTATCAAATTATCAGGCATATAAAACTGATACTGCTGGACGTTACAAAGAAAATCATCTTGCTGTTTCATCAGCACCAGATCCAAACCTGATTCAACCCAgtgcagaaaagacaaaaatgcaAGATGCAGCAATTCAGACAATCCCCTCCTGTGGCAGTTTTGATGGGGATCAGCAAGATCATAATTTGTCTGACGTCAAAGTTGATGAAAGTGTGCAAACTTCAAGTAACAACAAATCAACTCAACACTTATCTTTAAGCCCACAAGATTCTATAGATATCTCAGGAAAATTCAGGAGTAAGGGCCCCCTTGTTGTATATACAGAAGAGCAACTCGCCCTAAAAGATCCAACTTGTGCACATGGTAATGACAATCTTTTGCCTACTGTAGACGGAACTGATAAAAATCCAACAGCTTCTTATGTAAAGAAttatccattttacagacaagattATAATCCCAAGCCAAAACCTTCAAATGAAATTACAAGAGAGTACATACCCAAAATTGGGATGACTACTTATAAAATAGTGCCTCCTCGCTCCCTAGAAATATCAAAAGATTGGGAATCGGAAACCATAGGGTATAAAAATGATCAGGAGATACATACTTTAGGGAAAAAGGACACTTATGAGAATGTGAAAGAAACTACAATCCAAGCAGAAGATCTCGTCATTTCTGAAAGCCCAAAGGAGTCACAAGCAGACCTGAAATCAAAGCCTACCCTGAGAACAGAGCATCAGATGCAAAGTGACGAGCGCTTTACCCGCAGCAGAATGGTGAATCCTCTGAAACCTCCCAGAATGACGAGTGACACTGGCACAGCTCCTTTTGCGCCAAAATTGGAAGATATAAACAATATTTTGGAGTCAAAATTTAAATCACGGGTTTCTAATCCCCACTCCAAACCAAGTGCTTTTTTCTTGCAGATGCAAAAAAGAGTTTCAGATCACTATGTGTCATCTGCAGCCGCCAAGAGTGTTCAAGCTGCCTCTAATCCTACTCCAAAGGAATTAAAGAAAGAGGTGGAAAGAGATACAATACCTCCTCCAGAGCCAGCTCTTTCTCCCTTAAGTAAAACTATTCAATCTCTTCCACAGCCACACGTTCAAAACACTGATGATGACAGCAATCAGAAGCCTACTGAAACCTCTTCTTCTCCTGTGGCCTCTCCGCCGCCGCCtccacctccccctcctcccgTGGCCTCGCCCCTTTCCCCTCCCGCTGTGGccttcccccttccccctccccccgtgGCCTCTCCCCTTACCCCTCCCCCATGGCCTcgccccttccccctcctcccgtggccttcccccttcccctccccccgtggccgcctcccttccccctcctcccgtGGCCTcgccccttccccctcctcccgtggccttcccccttccccctccccccgtgGCCTcgccccttccccctcctcccgtggccgcctcccttccccctcctcccgtGGCCTcgccccttccctctcctcccgtggctgcctcccttccccctcctcccgtggccgcctcccttccccctcctcccgtGGCCTCCAAACCTGTTCCTCTGCCCAAGAGTCAGTTAGCAACACTGAATCTGAAAACTCTGAAAACTTTTGGTGCCCCACGACCATACTCCAGCTCTGCTCCTTCACCGTTTGCCCTCGCTGTGGTGAAACGGTCACAGTCTTTCAGCAAAAGCCCTACAGAGTCATGCAGTGAGGAGGTCAAGGGTGCCTCTGCCAGAACTCCAACTGATGCAGACAAAGGGAAGATTCCTTCTGTCAGTACTTTTGGGAACATGCCACAACTAGGTGTGAGTGATAAGGTAAATGTAATCTTTTATAAAATGGGGGATTCTTATACAACATGACTTAAATGGGTTTAACAAGCGTGTGTTACTTAATTCATAATCTGCAATCAAGATGCTGTAGGGGAAAAAAACGAGTAGTAATACATAGAATCTGATTATTTACTCTCAGTCATTATAATTCATATAATTTAATCAAATATTACTATAAGGTCATTATATAATCACCTCAGTAGCAAATATTTAAAGTTTCTTTGCTCATACATTTGTATACTGTACTATAGttctgactagttttctgtgttttGCTTATCTCAGTTTGTTGAAAACTTTCCTGGATGTTCtggtttactttattttcttctccaattctccataatagcaaaataaattgttttaattatataaaaacataagCAGCATCAAAGACTAGATAAAATAAACAACATAGCTCTGCACTGTCATATACACTCAACCTGAGCTTACCAAATAttgttatatataatttaaattaaaatcagagtttaaatatgtaattttctttttttaatataaatttatttattttaattggaggcgaattactttacaatattgtattggttttgccatacatcaacatgaatccgccaagggtgtacatgtgttccccatcctgaatccccctcccacttccctccccgtaccatccctctgggtcatctcagtgcaccagccccaagcatcctgtatcctgcattgaacctggactggtgattcatttcatatatgatattatacatg comes from the Bos taurus isolate L1 Dominette 01449 registration number 42190680 breed Hereford chromosome 2, ARS-UCD2.0, whole genome shotgun sequence genome and includes:
- the COBLL1 gene encoding cordon-bleu protein-like 1 isoform X3; this encodes MDGRAPRVQDAPAALLPAAPAGRKPKAKAPLPPAETKCLDASSVDDSVESSAFIMDQKENMTDKDIELLVVLPGDIIKSTTVNGSKPMMDLLIFLCAQYHLNPSSHTIDLLSAEKNPIKFKPNTPIGMLEVEKVILKPKILDKKKPTPLIPEKTVRVVINFKKTQKTIVRVSPHAPLQELIAIICSKCEFDPLHTQLLKDYQSQEPLDLTKSLNELGLRELYAIDVSKATSVTAFNKSSLQESCQISQNLDLMKDKESKGFFSLFQRSKKKREQTVSAPATPLVSKHRPTFTKSNTISKQYISNTLPSDAPKKRRAPLPPMPGSQSSPQDPAHIQERPASCMVKSLSVDETEESSYGEGRVRTGSLQLSSTSAGNSSLKRTKRKAPSPPSKTVLLQSDENSHVTATQSVPAVPTDSGVEVSSSEGLSSPEASLGPGNEQCAVSQLPAEAPVSGCPGTPEAAATSLPSGISSDYSLEEIDEKEELSEMPKDEAENTSLKSQDIPTVSTDIINTLKNDPHSGPGSATGESSQNSKEEKQGTRNTDEQRLHIMVCNSSDKETVVDSVRNLKSLDPNQERADQHEIIVIPTNTENNMKNGVRRTEINVAGVAKNNNVDIEVDRLSNYQAYKTDTAGRYKENHLAVSSAPDPNLIQPSAEKTKMQDAAIQTIPSCGSFDGDQQDHNLSDVKVDESVQTSSNNKSTQHLSLSPQDSIDISGKFRSKGPLVVYTEEQLALKDPTCAHGNDNLLPTVDGTDKNPTASYVKNYPFYRQDYNPKPKPSNEITREYIPKIGMTTYKIVPPRSLEISKDWESETIGYKNDQEIHTLGKKDTYENVKETTIQAEDLVISESPKESQADLKSKPTLRTEHQMQSDERFTRSRMVNPLKPPRMTSDTGTAPFAPKLEDINNILESKFKSRVSNPHSKPSAFFLQMQKRVSDHYVSSAAAKSVQAASNPTPKELKKEVERDTIPPPEPALSPLSKTIQSLPQPHVQNTDDDSNQKPTETSSSPVASPPPPPPPPPPVASPLSPPAVAFPLPPPPVASPLTPPPWPRPFPLLPWPSPFPSPRGRLPSPSSRGLAPSPSSRGLPPSPSPRGLAPSPSSRGRLPSPSSRGLAPSLSSRGCLPSPSSRGRLPSPSSRGLQTCSSAQESVSNTESENSENFWCPTTILQLCSFTVCPRCGETVTVFQQKPYRVMQ
- the COBLL1 gene encoding cordon-bleu protein-like 1 isoform X4, which produces MDQKENMTDKDIELLVVLPGDIIKSTTVNGSKPMMDLLIFLCAQYHLNPSSHTIDLLSAEKNPIKFKPNTPIGMLEVEKVILKPKILDKKKPTPLIPEKTVRVVINFKKTQKTIVRVSPHAPLQELIAIICSKCEFDPLHTQLLKDYQSQEPLDLTKSLNELGLRELYAIDVSKATSVTAFNKSSLQESCQISQNLDLMKDKESKGFFSLFQRSKKKREQTVSAPATPLVSKHRPTFTKSNTISKQYISNTLPSDAPKKRRAPLPPMPGSQSSPQDPAHIQERPASCMVKSLSVDETEESSYGEGRVRTGSLQLSSTSAGNSSLKRTKRKAPSPPSKTVLLQSDENSHVTATQSVPAVPTDSGVEVSSSEGLSSPEASLGPGNEQCAVSQLPAEAPVSGCPGTPEAAATSLPSGISSDYSLEEIDEKEELSEMPKDEAENTSLKSQDIPTVSTDIINTLKNDPHSGPGSATGESSQNSKEEKQGTRNTDEQRLHIMVCNSSDKETVVDSVRNLKSLDPNQERADQHEIIVIPTNTENNMKNGVRRTEINVAGVAKNNNVDIEVDRLSNYQAYKTDTAGRYKENHLAVSSAPDPNLIQPSAEKTKMQDAAIQTIPSCGSFDGDQQDHNLSDVKVDESVQTSSNNKSTQHLSLSPQDSIDISGKFRSKGPLVVYTEEQLALKDPTCAHGNDNLLPTVDGTDKNPTASYVKNYPFYRQDYNPKPKPSNEITREYIPKIGMTTYKIVPPRSLEISKDWESETIGYKNDQEIHTLGKKDTYENVKETTIQAEDLVISESPKESQADLKSKPTLRTEHQMQSDERFTRSRMVNPLKPPRMTSDTGTAPFAPKLEDINNILESKFKSRVSNPHSKPSAFFLQMQKRVSDHYVSSAAAKSVQAASNPTPKELKKEVERDTIPPPEPALSPLSKTIQSLPQPHVQNTDDDSNQKPTETSSSPVASPPPPPPPPPPVASPLSPPAVAFPLPPPPVASPLTPPPWPRPFPLLPWPSPFPSPRGRLPSPSSRGLAPSPSSRGLPPSPSPRGLAPSPSSRGRLPSPSSRGLAPSLSSRGCLPSPSSRGRLPSPSSRGLQTCSSAQESVSNTESENSENFWCPTTILQLCSFTVCPRCGETVTVFQQKPYRVMQ